In Halorubrum sp. BV1, the DNA window CGCGGACGGCGGGGATGACCTGCGCCGGACCGCGGTGGATGGTGTCCTCGTGGAGCTTCGCGTCGTGGAGGCGGAACAGCGACCCCTGGACCGGCTCTGCGGCGAGCGGCCCGTCGTCGAGCGCCTCCTGGAGCCCCTCAAGCACGAGTTCCATCGTCTCGTTGAGGTGCTGGATACCCTTCGTGTCGTCGATGAGGATGTTCGTCCGGTGGATGTCCTCGACGTTCTGAGAGGTGTCCTTGTCCATGCCGGCCTCCTGAAGCGCCTCGCGGCGCTCCAGTTCGGGCATGTCCATCGACACCTCGCCGAGCTGGATGGCGTCGACGATATCCTGGGCCATCGGCTCGACCGTGATGTAGAACTTGTTGTGGCGGTTCGGCGACTGCCCTTCGACCTCACGCGAGGCCTCCTGCGGCTGTTCGCGGTAGACGACGATCGGTTCGCCGGTGATGACCGGAATGCCCTGGTTGTCGCGGATCCGCTGGGTGATCACTTCGAGGTGGAGCTCGCCCTGACCGCTGATGAGGTGCTCGCCCGTGTCCTCGTTGATCTCGATCTGAATCGTCGGATCCTCTTTTGCGACCTGCTGGAGCGTCTCGATGAGCTTCGGCAGATCGTCCATGTTCTGGGCCTCGACGGACTTCGTGATGACCGGCTCGGAGATGTGCTCAATCGACTCGAACGGCGTCATCTCCACGGAGGAGACCGTCGAGCCGGCGATGGCGTCACGGAGGCCGGTGACAGACGCAATGTTCCCGGCGGGAACGTGCTCCACTTCCTCGCGTTCCGACCCCATGAACAGGCCGACGCTCTGGATGCGGTTCTTGCCCGCGGTCCCGGAGACGTACAGCTCTTGGCCCTTCTCTAACGTCCCGGAGAAGACGCGGCCCGTCGCGATCTCGCCCGCGTGCGGGTCCATCGAGATGTCGGTGACCATGAAGACCACGTCGCCGTCCTCGTCGACCAGCTGCATCCCCTCGGCCAGTTCGGTGTCGGGGTCGCCGCGCCAGATGCGCGGGACACGACGCGGCTGGGCGTCCACGGGGTTCGGGAAGTGCTCACAGACCATATCGAGCACGACGTCCGACAGCGGCGTGCGCTCGTGGAGCTCGTCGCGCTTGTCGTTCTGTTCGAGCTCCATGATGTCGCCGAAGTCCATCCCGGTCCGCTGCATCGACGGCATCGAGACGCCCCACTTGTAGAGTGCGGAGCCGAACCCGACCGTGCCGTCCTCGACGGAGACGGTCCAGTCTTCGGGGATGTCGTCCATGTTCTCGGCCATCCCGCGGATGAGCTCGTTGACGTCGGCGATGACGGACATGAGCCGCTCTTGCATCTCCTGTGGTCCCTCCTGCAGTTCGGAGATGAGGCGGTCAACCTTGTTGATGAAAAGCGTCGGCTTCACGCCCTCGCGGAGCGCCTGCCGGAGCACCGTCTCCGTCTGGGGCATCGCGCCCTCGACGGCGTCGACGACCACCAACGCGCCGTCGACCGCGCGCATCGCGCGGGTGACGTCGCCCCCGAAGTCCACGTGGCCCGGGGTGTCGATGAGGTTGATGAGGTGGTTGGTGTCCTCGTACTCGTGGGTCATCGAGACGTTTGCCGCGTCGATGGTGATCCCACGCTCCTGTTCGTCTTCTTTCGTGTCCATCGCGAGCTGCTCGCCGGCGGTGTCCTGGGAGATCATGCCAGCACCCGCAAGCAGGTTGTCGGACAGCGTCGTCTTGCCGTGGTCGACGTGGGCGGCGATGGCGATGTTCCGGATGTGCTCCGGATTGTCCATCAGCCGCTCGCACTCTTGAACGATCTTCTTGCGTCGGCCCATTATACCGGTTGGTACCGACAGCAGGGTCAAAAGGGTAGTGTTTCGCTCCGGCCGTTTCGAGGTGGATCGGCCCGGATCGACGCCGATCCGCCGCTTTTTGCGTGCCGGTAGGTCACACGATCGGTATGCGGCCACATAGCACAGACATCCCACTGACTCGCAGGCATCCCGCTGACTCGCAGGCACCCCACTGACTCGACGTGGATCCGTAACGCGACTCGCGCGCCCGCCAACGCGAGGCCCACGCGCGTCGGTCACGGTTTCGTGCTCGGCCACGGTTTCTGCCCGCGGCGTCGCCGACCGCGTCACGCATCCCGGCCGGCGCGCGGTGTCGGTGTCACGCGGATTTAAGTGTTCACTCGGAAACGGACGAACATGAACGAAACGCTCTCGCGGATCGTCGACAGCGGCGTCGTGGCGGTGTTACGCGGCGTGCCGGCCGACCAGCTCATCGAGATCGCGGCGGCGCTTCACGACGGCGGCGTCTCCGCCATCGAGAT includes these proteins:
- a CDS encoding elongation factor EF-2 — its product is MGRRKKIVQECERLMDNPEHIRNIAIAAHVDHGKTTLSDNLLAGAGMISQDTAGEQLAMDTKEDEQERGITIDAANVSMTHEYEDTNHLINLIDTPGHVDFGGDVTRAMRAVDGALVVVDAVEGAMPQTETVLRQALREGVKPTLFINKVDRLISELQEGPQEMQERLMSVIADVNELIRGMAENMDDIPEDWTVSVEDGTVGFGSALYKWGVSMPSMQRTGMDFGDIMELEQNDKRDELHERTPLSDVVLDMVCEHFPNPVDAQPRRVPRIWRGDPDTELAEGMQLVDEDGDVVFMVTDISMDPHAGEIATGRVFSGTLEKGQELYVSGTAGKNRIQSVGLFMGSEREEVEHVPAGNIASVTGLRDAIAGSTVSSVEMTPFESIEHISEPVITKSVEAQNMDDLPKLIETLQQVAKEDPTIQIEINEDTGEHLISGQGELHLEVITQRIRDNQGIPVITGEPIVVYREQPQEASREVEGQSPNRHNKFYITVEPMAQDIVDAIQLGEVSMDMPELERREALQEAGMDKDTSQNVEDIHRTNILIDDTKGIQHLNETMELVLEGLQEALDDGPLAAEPVQGSLFRLHDAKLHEDTIHRGPAQVIPAVRDAVHRALIDGEVRLLEPIQDVRIDVPSEHMGAASGEIQGRRGRVDDMYQEGDLMVVEGIAPVEEMIGFSSDIRSATEGRASWNTENAGFRVLVDNLQREKIMEIRERKGMKLELASSIDYI